TCTCGTGATCTTGCGAGGTCGGTTCGATATTGGTTTCAGCCACGTGGATTTCGTCGTTCACGATATCATAATCGAGAAGAAGCTGCGCGAAGCGAGAGTCCGAAACCTTCAAGGCGTGAATCTTGTCCATCTGACCGGGGAATTCCTCGCTCAGGGTGTGGGGGGTATTCGACATAATTACTCCTTTGATGAAACTATGATATATAGCGAATTCGCGCGTGCCGGCACCCGTTTATGTCTGGGGCTGGTCACTTTGTTTTCGCCGATCAGCTCGATCGGCTCTTACGATGCTCGCGATAGGCCTGATAGGAATGCAGAATCTCGGCCATGCGGGCGAGTGCCTCGCGCCGGGCCGACGCGCTCTCGATATTCTGCAGTTCTTTTTTCAGATGGGTCGAAAAATCCGCATAGTCATTCTGCCAATCGCGGCCGACAGCCTCCTGTAGTTCCAGCTTTCCGGTCTTCAGGCGCTTGGACGAGGCGCGTGACGGCAGTGAATAGGTTTCCCCGATCTTCGGCGTGACAATCGATGCCGCAGCATCGTCCGCCTGCATCAGGCGGCGGAACGTCTCGATCGAGCCCTCTTCGCCGTGTCCCAGGAACAGGCTGCCATCGATCGGCTTCCGCGCCCTTATCCAGCGCTGCAGATCCTTCTGGTCGGCATGCGCCGAATAAGTGTCGATCCGCCGGATCTGCGCGCGCACCGCGACGTCCTGCCCCCAGATGCGCACGCGGTTCGCGCCATCGAGGATTGTCCGGCCAAGGGTGCCTGCGGCCTGGAAACCGACGAACAGGATCGTCGATTCACGGCGGCCGAGATTGTACCGCAGATGGTGACGGATGCGTCCCGCTTCGCACATGCCGGATGCCGCCATGATGATGGCTCCGGACATGTCGTTGAGCCGCATCGATTCCATCGTGCTGGCAGTGTAGTGGAACGAGGGGTGACGGAAGATTTCACCCGAGCCCATGTCTTCGAGTTCCCCGGCATGTTTGGCGAACACCTCTGTCGCGCGGGTCGCAAGTGGCGAATCGATGAACACCTGTGGATGCGCCAGGCGTCCGGTGTTGATCAGGGTCGCGATATCGAGGAGCAATTCCTGGGTGCGTTCGAGCGCGAAAACGGGAATGACGAGGTTGCCGCCGCGCGTAAGCGCTGCATTGATCTCGGCTTCCAGCAAAGTCCGGCGCTGCTCGATCGTCACGTCCTCGCGGACGCGGTCGCCATAGGTGCTCTCGCAGAACACATGATCGAGTCCTGCCGGACCCTCGGGATCGGCATGAAAGGCCTTGTGGTCTGGACCCAGGTCGCCGGAGAAGAGCAAGTGCACGCCACCGACCTCGATCTCCACGGATGTGGAACCCAGGATATGGCCCGCATTCCACAAGCGGGCCCGAAAACCGGCGGCAGGTGCGAACCAGTCGTGCAGCGCTACTGTCTCGACCTGTTCATAGGCCGCTTTGGAATCCGCTTCGGTATAGATCGGTTCGATCGGCTCCTCGTCCCGGCGATCCTGCCGTCGATTGCGGCGCTCCGCATCGCCCTCCTGAATTCGTCCGGCGTCGGGCAGCATGTAATACAGAAGGTCGCGGGTTTGCGGTGTCGCGAAGATCGGCCCGCGATACCCTTCCGCCGTGAGCCTGGGCAGCAGGCCGCTATGGTCGATATGCGCGTGCGTCAGGACAACGGCGTCGATCTTGCGCACGTCGAACTCGAAGGGGTCGCGATTGAGTGTTTCCAGCGTCCGGGATCCCTGGAACAAGCCGCAATCTATGAGGATCGTCTTTCCGCCATGGCGTAGTTCCATGCAGGAACCAGTGACTGTGCCGGCAGCGCCGTGGAAGGTTATGGTGGGTACGCTACTCATCGGTCCTCTCATTCTCTCGCCGGCGGTCCAATAGGCTGGTTATGCGCGGGTCGCAGGCCAATCATCTGTAAACTCGCCGATCTTCGTCTGTCCTTACGTATGGTTCCGAATTTGATCGGTGAAGCCCGGATCGATAGTGGCACTGAGATTGATTCCATGGAGTTCTTGCAAGGACGTGGGCGACGTCCGCGAACTGGTTGAGCTCAAGCAGGGAAAATGGAGGACGATGCCGCCCTCGAAGGCCAGACCTCGCTTCTTGACCGCGAAATTGCTCCCATGAGCCGGACGCTGGAGCGGATCAGGCGAGGCGCTTACGGCGAATGCTTGCAGTTATGGTATTCCACAAGCCTCGAAATGCTCTCTAACGTTGCAGCGATGATGTTCAGAACTTTCTTCGTAGACATCGTCCAGGACAATATCGTCACAAAATCTTGGCGAAGGTAGCGACCGATCCCTGGGGAAAAGGTCGCTTTGTTTTCGCGGCAGTGTCTCCTCTATTTATCGGAGTTCCCGCTAGAGCGCATAGCAATTCCGCTGTTCCCTCCATATTGGCCGATACGATGCTATAGAAAACGAGTTTCGCATCGCGGCGCGTCTGAACCAGTTCCGCCTTGCGCAAAATTGCGAGTTGTTGGGACAGGCCCGGTTGACCGATGCCGGTGAGGGCTTCGAGTTCGCCTACAGACTTCTCGCCATGTTCGAGGAGCGTCCGCAGGAGCTTCAGGCGGACGTCATGGGCGATCGCCTTGAGGACGCTGGCAGCCTCTTCAAGCTGCGTATCGGTGAAAGTCATCACTTGCCTGTTTTCCCATGCTTGTCGGGCTGCGTGCGGTGGAACCAGCAGCCATCGCCCGCCGCATCGAGCGCACCGTGCTGGTCCTGATAGGGCGGAAGAAGCACGTCATCGCCGGGATGCCAGCCTTCGGGGGTCACTACGTTGTCGTTGTCGACCCGTTGCAGCGCGGTCAGGACTCGAAGCAGCTCCTCCACCGATCGCCCGATGGTGGCTGGATAGCAGAGCTTGGCGCGGACAATGCCTTCGGGGTCGATGAAGAAGGTCGAGCGCAGCGTGGCCGCGTCGGGGGCGTTGTCCGCGAGCATTCCATAGGCGCGGCCGATCACCATCGAGGGATCTTCGACGATCGGGAAAGCGATGGTCACGCCGAAATGCTCGCGGATCGCCCTGATCCATCCGAGATGGGAATAGAGGCTGTCGACCGACACCGCGACCAGGTCGCAGCCGAGCGCCTTGAACCGATCGCTGGCGCGCGAGAGGGCGACGAATTCACTGGTGCAAACCGGCGTAAAATCGGCGGGATGAGAGAACAGCAGTACCCAGCGGCCGCGATGGCCGGACAGGGTCATGTCGCCCATCGTCGTGCGGGCGCGGAAATCAGGCGCGGGATCGCCGATCTGGATAGGGGAGCACACGGCATTGTCGTCTGCGTTCGAGTTCAACTTTCTCACTCCTGCAGAGAGGCAAGTCTTGAACCCTCTCCCTTACACGGTTACATCATGCGGGTAAACGATTAAGCGGTATTGGCGTTCCACAGGAGAGAAGCGCATGTCCGATGTCCCGCTGGTAGCCTGCCCGGTTTGCGCGAGCATCAACCGCGTTCCTGCAGCGAAGATCGGCGCGGCGCCAATTTGCGGGAAATGCGGAATGCCGCTTTTCCAGGGACAGCCGGTCGATGTCGACCAGGCGGCATTCGATCGGCATGTAGGTCGCGGAAGCCTGCCGGTTCTCGTCGATTTCTGGGCGAGCTGGTGCGGACCTTGCCGCGCCATGGCGCCGGCGTTCAAGGCGGCCGCTGCGGAGCTGGAGCCGCATGTCCGGCTCCTGAAGGTCGATACCGAAGCTGAGCAGGGTATTGCCGGGCGCTACCGCATTCAGTCGATTCCGACGCTGATCCTGTTCAGGGGTGGCCGCGAGGTCGCCCGACAGGCCGGGGCGATGGACCGTGCGCGACTCGTCGCCTGGACAAGGCAGGCGCTCGTCACCGCCTGATTCGGGGTGTGATGACCCCATACTTAGCATAAACGATGCTTTGACGTGTTCGCGCCTCTGGTCCCGTGCGCTGCGAATCCGGCCTAATTCGGCCGATTGCAGAAGTGATTGAAAAATCCGATCAAAGGAATTAGATTTATCGTGTTATCACGATTAATAGAAATGTGTATTCAATATCTGTCACTCACTCAGTCACAGGAGACGATAAAATGACAGACCAGGTCACTCCCTCCATGCCGCGGATCAACGAACCCGCGCCTGCCTTCAAGGCCAAGACGACCCACGGCGAACGCTCGCTCGACGATTACAAGGGCAAGTGGCTCGTTCTCTTTTCCCACCCCGCCGACTTCACGCCGGTCTGCACGACCGAATTCATGGGCTTCGCCAAGGCCGCCGACCGCTTCAAGGCGCTCAACTGCGAACTGCTGGGCCTCTCCATCGACTCGGTGCATTCGCACATCGCCTGGATGCGCAGCATCGAGGAGAAGTTCGGCGTCGAGATCCCGTTCCCGATTATCGACGATCTGTCGATGAACGTCGCCAAGGCCTTCGGCATGATCCATCCCGGTGCCTCGGACACCTCGGCCGTTCGCGCCACCTTCATCATCGACCCCGAAGGCATTGTCCGCGCGATGGTCTATTATCCGATGTCGAACGGCCGCTCGGTCGATGAATTCGTCCGCCTGCTCACCGCGCTCCAGACGTCCGACGCCAACAAGGTGGCGACGCCTGAAAACTGGCAGCCTGGCGAGCCGGTGATCGTGCTGCCGCCCGCGACGGCTGAAGCCGCCAGGGCCCGCAAGGACGAAGGTTACGACTACACCGATTGGTATTTCAGCAAGAAGACCCTCTGAGGCAGCTGGGCCGGCTTCGCGTCCCAAGTGCGAAGCCGGTACGCCGGGCCAGACAGGAAAGGACAAGGCCCATGGCCGACCCGCAAATCCGTGAAGCCACCCGCATCGTCGAGGCCGCGAGTAATGCGCGGCCCGCGGTCATCCGCAGCTTCTTCGACGAGGACACGTTTACCGTGACCCACGTCATCTCAGATCCCGCCACGGCCAAGGCCGCGATCATCGATAGCGTGCTCGATTTCGATCCGGCTTCGGGGCGCACCTCCTTCGCGTCGGCCGACAAGGTGATCGACTATATCCGGAGCGAAGGGCTCGAGGTCGAATGGCTGCTGGAGACGCACGCCCATGCCGACCATCTGTCGGCCGCGCCCTATCTTCAGGAGAAGCTGGGCGGCACGCTGGCGATCGGTCGCCATATTCTCACCGTGCAGGAGGTCTTCGGCAAGATCTTCAACGAGGGAACGCGCTTTGCTCGCGACGGCTCGCAGTTCGACCGGCTGTTCGATGACGGCGACCGTTTCAGGGTCGGCTCGATCGAGGCGATCGCGCTGCATGTGCCGGGCCATACGCCCGCCGACATGACCTATGTGATCGGCGATGCGGCGTTCATCGGCGACACGCTGTTCATGCCCGACTACGGCACGGCCCGCGCTGACTTCCCGGGCGGCGATGCGCGCACGCTTTATCGGTCGATCTGCCGCCTGCTGTCGCTCCCCGATCAGACCGGCCTTCATCTTTGCCACGACTACAAGGCCCCCGGGCGCGATACCTATGCCTGGGAAACGTCGGTCGGCGAGGAGCGAGAGCATAATGTCCATGTTCGCGACGGGGTGAGCGAGGACCAGTTCGTCGCCATGCGCGAGGCGCGCGATGCGACGCTCGGGATGCCGCGCCTCATCCTGCCGTCCATCCAGGTCAACATGCGCGGCGGCCACCTGCCCGAGCCGGAAGACAATGGCATGCGCTACCTCAAGCTGCCGATAAACGCGCTGTAAGGCCATGGCACTCGAACCCATCCAATATCTGCTTGGTGCCGGATCGGGCTCGCTCGTCGGATTCACGCTGGGGCTGGTGGGCGGTGGGGGCTCAATCCTCGCCGTCCCGCTCATGGTCTATCTGGTCGGCGTCGCCTCGCCGCATGTCGCGATCGGCACCAGCGCGCTGGCGGTCGCCGCCAATGCCGGGGCCAATCTCGTTCCCCACGCGCGCCAGCGGACGATCAAATGGCGTTGCGCCGGCATGTTCGCCGCCGCTGGTGTCGCCGGCGCCTATGCCGGATCGACGCTCGGTAAAGCGTTCGATGGACAGAAGCTGCTGTTCCTGTTCGCTCTGCTGATGGTCCTGGTTGGCGGGCTGATGCTAAAAAGCCGGGGCGATCCCGGCAATCCCGATGTCCAATGCCGGCGCGAGAATGCGCCCAAGGTGATCGGTTATGGGGCCGCCACTGGTCTCTTTTCCGGGTTCTTCGGCATCGGCGGGGGCTTCCTGATCGTGCCGGGACTGATGGCTTCGACCGGGATGCCGATGCGCAACGCCGTCGGATCGTCGCTGGTCGCCGTCACCGCTTTTGGTCTGACTGCCGCGCTCAACTATGCCCTTTCCGGCCTGGTTGATTGGGGGCTTGCTGCGGCGTTCATCGCCGGCGGCGTCATCGGCGGCCTTGTGGGCGCGGCGCTCTCTCGGCGGCTGTCGGCGCACAAGGGGGTGCTCAATACGATATTCGCACTGCTGATCTTTGCGGTTGCCGCCTACATGCTGTGGCAAAGCACCGCCGCGATCC
This genomic window from Caenibius tardaugens NBRC 16725 contains:
- a CDS encoding YdcH family protein; amino-acid sequence: MSNTPHTLSEEFPGQMDKIHALKVSDSRFAQLLLDYDIVNDEIHVAETNIEPTSQDHETELRKRRLAIKDQIAEALSQAA
- a CDS encoding MBL fold metallo-hydrolase; protein product: MSSVPTITFHGAAGTVTGSCMELRHGGKTILIDCGLFQGSRTLETLNRDPFEFDVRKIDAVVLTHAHIDHSGLLPRLTAEGYRGPIFATPQTRDLLYYMLPDAGRIQEGDAERRNRRQDRRDEEPIEPIYTEADSKAAYEQVETVALHDWFAPAAGFRARLWNAGHILGSTSVEIEVGGVHLLFSGDLGPDHKAFHADPEGPAGLDHVFCESTYGDRVREDVTIEQRRTLLEAEINAALTRGGNLVIPVFALERTQELLLDIATLINTGRLAHPQVFIDSPLATRATEVFAKHAGELEDMGSGEIFRHPSFHYTASTMESMRLNDMSGAIIMAASGMCEAGRIRHHLRYNLGRRESTILFVGFQAAGTLGRTILDGANRVRIWGQDVAVRAQIRRIDTYSAHADQKDLQRWIRARKPIDGSLFLGHGEEGSIETFRRLMQADDAAASIVTPKIGETYSLPSRASSKRLKTGKLELQEAVGRDWQNDYADFSTHLKKELQNIESASARREALARMAEILHSYQAYREHRKSRSS
- a CDS encoding ArsR/SmtB family transcription factor, with product MMTFTDTQLEEAASVLKAIAHDVRLKLLRTLLEHGEKSVGELEALTGIGQPGLSQQLAILRKAELVQTRRDAKLVFYSIVSANMEGTAELLCALAGTPINRGDTAAKTKRPFPQGSVATFAKIL
- a CDS encoding peroxiredoxin; the encoded protein is MNSNADDNAVCSPIQIGDPAPDFRARTTMGDMTLSGHRGRWVLLFSHPADFTPVCTSEFVALSRASDRFKALGCDLVAVSVDSLYSHLGWIRAIREHFGVTIAFPIVEDPSMVIGRAYGMLADNAPDAATLRSTFFIDPEGIVRAKLCYPATIGRSVEELLRVLTALQRVDNDNVVTPEGWHPGDDVLLPPYQDQHGALDAAGDGCWFHRTQPDKHGKTGK
- the trxC gene encoding thioredoxin TrxC translates to MSDVPLVACPVCASINRVPAAKIGAAPICGKCGMPLFQGQPVDVDQAAFDRHVGRGSLPVLVDFWASWCGPCRAMAPAFKAAAAELEPHVRLLKVDTEAEQGIAGRYRIQSIPTLILFRGGREVARQAGAMDRARLVAWTRQALVTA
- a CDS encoding peroxiredoxin, whose protein sequence is MTDQVTPSMPRINEPAPAFKAKTTHGERSLDDYKGKWLVLFSHPADFTPVCTTEFMGFAKAADRFKALNCELLGLSIDSVHSHIAWMRSIEEKFGVEIPFPIIDDLSMNVAKAFGMIHPGASDTSAVRATFIIDPEGIVRAMVYYPMSNGRSVDEFVRLLTALQTSDANKVATPENWQPGEPVIVLPPATAEAARARKDEGYDYTDWYFSKKTL
- a CDS encoding MBL fold metallo-hydrolase, with the translated sequence MADPQIREATRIVEAASNARPAVIRSFFDEDTFTVTHVISDPATAKAAIIDSVLDFDPASGRTSFASADKVIDYIRSEGLEVEWLLETHAHADHLSAAPYLQEKLGGTLAIGRHILTVQEVFGKIFNEGTRFARDGSQFDRLFDDGDRFRVGSIEAIALHVPGHTPADMTYVIGDAAFIGDTLFMPDYGTARADFPGGDARTLYRSICRLLSLPDQTGLHLCHDYKAPGRDTYAWETSVGEEREHNVHVRDGVSEDQFVAMREARDATLGMPRLILPSIQVNMRGGHLPEPEDNGMRYLKLPINAL
- a CDS encoding sulfite exporter TauE/SafE family protein, yielding MALEPIQYLLGAGSGSLVGFTLGLVGGGGSILAVPLMVYLVGVASPHVAIGTSALAVAANAGANLVPHARQRTIKWRCAGMFAAAGVAGAYAGSTLGKAFDGQKLLFLFALLMVLVGGLMLKSRGDPGNPDVQCRRENAPKVIGYGAATGLFSGFFGIGGGFLIVPGLMASTGMPMRNAVGSSLVAVTAFGLTAALNYALSGLVDWGLAAAFIAGGVIGGLVGAALSRRLSAHKGVLNTIFALLIFAVAAYMLWQSTAAILG